In the Gossypium arboreum isolate Shixiya-1 chromosome 10, ASM2569848v2, whole genome shotgun sequence genome, one interval contains:
- the LOC108487105 gene encoding sphingosine kinase 2-like isoform X2 produces MPIGMVPAGTGNGMVKSLLHAAGEPCCVSNAILAVIRGYKHSLDVATISQGKTRFFSVLMLAWGLIADIDIESEKYRWMGSARLDFYAIQRIFHLRYYNGRICFVPAPGFEDYGEPVSYHCKPTDEESPKQEESLKTQQHGYLGSDVKLEDMHWRTISGPFVSVWLHNVPWGSEDVMAAPNAKFSDGYLDLIMVKGLPKLALLSMMSNMNDGSHVESPYVTYIKVKAFILEPGTRVEDATKEGIIDSDGEVIARGNVTYKGNQKPLMAYDKVQITVDQGLATLFAPK; encoded by the exons ATGCCTATAGGAATGGTTCCTGCCG GAACAGGAAATGGCATGGTTAAATCTTTGCTGCATGCAGCAGGTGAACCATGCTGCGTATCTAATGCCATTCTTGCTGTTATCCGAG GTTATAAACATTCGCTTGATGTAGCTACCATCTCGCAAGGGAAAACGAGGTTTTTTAGTGTCTTGATGCTTGCTTGGG GTCTGATAGCAGATATAGACATTGAATCCGAAAAATATAGGTGGATGGGGAGTGCTCGTCTCGATTTCTAC GCTATTCAACGAATATTTCATTTGAGGTACTACAATGGACGTATTTGTTTTGTGCCGGCTCCTGGCTTTGAAGATTATGGGGAGCCAGTGAGTTATCATTGTAAACCTACTGATGAAGAAAGCCCAAAGCAAGAGGAGTCTTTGAAAACTCAACAGCATGGATACCTTGGGTCTGATGTTAAGTTGGAGGACATGCATTGGAGGACTATTAGTGGACCATTTGTTTCTGTCTGGCTCCATAATGTACCATGGGGAAGCGAAGATGTCATGGCTGCACCAAATGCAAAG TTTTCAGATGGTTATTTGGACTTGATTATGGTTAAGGGCTTGCCAAAATTAGCCTTGCTGTCAATGATGTCAAATATGAATGATGGGAGTCATGTCGAATCACCGTATGTTACATACATTAAG GTGAAGGCATTCATTTTGGAACCCGGTACCCGAGTTGAGGACGCAACGAAGGAAGGGATCATAGACTCGGATGGTGAAGTCATCGCAAGGGGAAACGTAACGTACAAGGGTAATCAAAAGCCACTTATGGCCTATGATAAGGTGCAAATAACTGTGGATCAAGGTTTGGCTACTCTCTTTGCACCTAAATAG
- the LOC108487105 gene encoding sphingosine kinase 1-like isoform X1 yields the protein MDQGGQLDNLSPILSDQVLVNGTAVPLTLTCDGRLRFLGQRQRCLAVEKEVLGFAVEEGSRIRIKAVVEEREGICCCGNRGDLVRESFVFEPLSEDSLALWSQKLRDYIDSLGRPKRLLIFLNPFGGKKSATKIFSEDVKPYLEDADIQITVIETKYQLHAKEVAKTMDLSKYDGIVCVSGDGILVEVVNGLLEREDWSAAINMPIGMVPAGTGNGMVKSLLHAAGEPCCVSNAILAVIRGYKHSLDVATISQGKTRFFSVLMLAWGLIADIDIESEKYRWMGSARLDFYAIQRIFHLRYYNGRICFVPAPGFEDYGEPVSYHCKPTDEESPKQEESLKTQQHGYLGSDVKLEDMHWRTISGPFVSVWLHNVPWGSEDVMAAPNAKFSDGYLDLIMVKGLPKLALLSMMSNMNDGSHVESPYVTYIKVKAFILEPGTRVEDATKEGIIDSDGEVIARGNVTYKGNQKPLMAYDKVQITVDQGLATLFAPK from the exons ATGGATCAAGGTGGTCAGCTGGATAACCTATCCCCTATACTATCGGACCAAGTCCTAGTCAACGGCACTGCCGTCCCTCTCACGCTCACGTGCGACGGGAGGCTCCGGTTTTTAGGTCAACGTCAACGGTGCTTGGCCGTGGAGAAGGAGGTACTCGGATTCGCTGTGGAAGAAGGTTCCAGAATCCGAATCAAGGCCGTCGTGGAAGAGAGAGAAGGAATCTGCTGTTGCGGGAACAGGGGAGATTTGGTGAGGGAGAGCTTTGTGTTCGAGCCTCTATCAGAAGATTCACTCGCACTCTGGTCTCAGAAGCTTAGGGATTACATTGATTCTCTAG GACGGCCAAAGAGattattaatatttttgaatCCATTCGGAGGAAAAAAATCCGCCACTAAAATTTTCTCAGAAGATGTAAAACCTTACCTTGAAGATGCAGATATTCAAATCACCGTCATAG AAACTAAGTATCAGCTGCATGCAAAAGAAGTTGCCAAAACTATGGATTTATCAAAATATGATGGTATTGTCTGTGTTAGTGGAGATGGGATTCTTGTTGAG GTGGTAAATGGACTGCTTGAAAGAGAAGATTGGAGTGCTGCAATAAACATGCCTATAGGAATGGTTCCTGCCG GAACAGGAAATGGCATGGTTAAATCTTTGCTGCATGCAGCAGGTGAACCATGCTGCGTATCTAATGCCATTCTTGCTGTTATCCGAG GTTATAAACATTCGCTTGATGTAGCTACCATCTCGCAAGGGAAAACGAGGTTTTTTAGTGTCTTGATGCTTGCTTGGG GTCTGATAGCAGATATAGACATTGAATCCGAAAAATATAGGTGGATGGGGAGTGCTCGTCTCGATTTCTAC GCTATTCAACGAATATTTCATTTGAGGTACTACAATGGACGTATTTGTTTTGTGCCGGCTCCTGGCTTTGAAGATTATGGGGAGCCAGTGAGTTATCATTGTAAACCTACTGATGAAGAAAGCCCAAAGCAAGAGGAGTCTTTGAAAACTCAACAGCATGGATACCTTGGGTCTGATGTTAAGTTGGAGGACATGCATTGGAGGACTATTAGTGGACCATTTGTTTCTGTCTGGCTCCATAATGTACCATGGGGAAGCGAAGATGTCATGGCTGCACCAAATGCAAAG TTTTCAGATGGTTATTTGGACTTGATTATGGTTAAGGGCTTGCCAAAATTAGCCTTGCTGTCAATGATGTCAAATATGAATGATGGGAGTCATGTCGAATCACCGTATGTTACATACATTAAG GTGAAGGCATTCATTTTGGAACCCGGTACCCGAGTTGAGGACGCAACGAAGGAAGGGATCATAGACTCGGATGGTGAAGTCATCGCAAGGGGAAACGTAACGTACAAGGGTAATCAAAAGCCACTTATGGCCTATGATAAGGTGCAAATAACTGTGGATCAAGGTTTGGCTACTCTCTTTGCACCTAAATAG